One Rhododendron vialii isolate Sample 1 chromosome 2a, ASM3025357v1 genomic region harbors:
- the LOC131314033 gene encoding F-box/kelch-repeat protein At3g06240-like, protein MSDSENDDHYLRRNLPPEIIADVLSRLPVKPLCRFKCVSPSWNSLISSPNFAQTHFNRTHTGNPDRHLLRNIILQSTNGQDLYIVDLTANVPFAAKLDLPSLQPPEDKRVDVLGSCDGLLLFFHTGRSNFFLVNPSTRECKKLPSLPFVLNPGHGFYSCLYGVGYDSSTDDYKVVILSYYDESESYPLSDTMIVTVYSLKTNAWRRIQDNQYIIHEGITFGLYFNGCLHGFFWRDGSYLVLAFDLADEIFREVPLPASWVNNETRTYELAVVWGCLCLVSIQRGSRQIEVWTMKDYGVRASWTKTMIEIMTEIDGMCLLVLLGLLAENEFLITKVKILPGVAEEKLVVYNHQTGTLRDIVVPAILTKFSFLGNYVESLLPCLC, encoded by the coding sequence ATGTCTGACAGTGAGAACGACGATCACTACCTCCGGAGAAACCTTCCACCGGAAATCATCGCCGACGTACTCTCTCGACTGCCGGTGAAGCCACTGTGCAGATTCAAGTGCGTCTCTCCCTCATGGAATTCCCTAATCTCTTCCCCCAACTTCGCCCAAACCCACTTCAATCGAACCCACACCGGTAACCCTGACAGACACCTCCTCCGCAACATCATTCTCCAGTCCACCAACGGCCAAGACCTCTACATCGTCGATCTCACCGCCAACGTTCCGTTTGCCGCAAAGCTCGATCTCCCTTCGCTCCAGCCCCCAGAGGACAAGCGGGTCGATGTACTGGGCTCTTGCGATGGCTTGCTCCTGTTTTTCCATACGGGTAGATCCAACTTCTTCTTGGTAAATCCATCCACTCGAGAATGCAAGAAACTTCCCAGTTTGCCTTTTGTACTCAATCCTGGTCATGGGTTCTACTCGTGTCTTTACGGTGTGGGTTACGATTCGTCTACGGATGATTACAAGGTTGTAATTCTCTCTTACTATGATGAGTCTGAATCTTATCCTCTGAGTGATACGATGATTGTTACTGTCTATTCATTAAAAACTAACGCTTGGAGGAGAATTCAGGACAACCAGTATATTATCCATGAGGGAATTACTTTTGGGTTGTACTTTAATGGTTGTCTTCACGGGTTTTTTTGGAGGGATGGTTCCTATTTGGTACTTGCTTTTGATTTGGCGGATGAGATTTTCAGGGAAGTGCCGTTGCCTGCCTCGTGGGTTAATAATGAGACTAGGACATATGAGTTGGCGGTTGTTTGGGGTTGTCTATGTTTGGTTTCTATACAGAGAGGTAGCCGCCAAATTGAAGTTTGGACGATGAAGGACTACGGGGTTAGAGCGTCGTGGACCAAAACTATGATCGAAATTATGACTGAGATAGATGGTATGTGTCTACTCgttttgttgggtttgttaGCGGAAAACGAATTTCTGATAACAAAGGTAAAGATACTACCTGGGGTTGCCGAAGAAAAATTAGTTGTGTACAATCACCAAACAGGAACGTTGAGGGACATTGTGGTTCCAGCTATTCTgactaaatttagttttttGGGAAACTATGTCGAGAGCCTTCTGCCTTGTCTCTGCTAA
- the LOC131313967 gene encoding F-box/kelch-repeat protein At3g06240-like, protein MSDCGTIDNSRRRDLPPEMVAHVLSHLPVKSLCRFKCVSPSWNSLISSPQFAKTHLRITTNKPQNNILISNSKALYSVDLAAANPTAEKAFSFRLFELSHISVQVSGSCNGLVLVSDLGHGNSNFLLNPSTRECKKLPESPIFDNSSSARIKFVPYETSTHTFLPGLGYDSSSDDYKVVMLLYHIIVDTESDFDGDVNSITDVTVYSLKIDSWRRIQDCHYKPVQPFHGVLFNERLHWLTSRTGYLDGSMVIAAFNLSDEIFKDVHLPVTFHNSEFKFGDYHMVVLGGCLCLVIWPTVRDKIAVWMMKKYGVQESWIKYTIATHGMSLGNVLYFSSEDEFVLRAYGNCVKLVVYSLKKEALRDIVVGGLPTEFIDVGNYIETLVSPNHGRLIRRQCKTSSGECSKSYQNTG, encoded by the exons ATGTCCGACTGTGGAACCATCGACAATTCCCGCCGGAGAGACCTCCCGCCGGAGATGGTCGCCCACGTACTCTCTCACCTACCGGTGAAGTCTCTCTGCCGATTCAAGTGCGTCTCTCCCTCGTGGAACTCCCTAATCTCTTCCCCCCAATTCGCCAAAACCCACCTCCGTATAACCACCAACAAACCTCAAAataacattctcatttccaacTCGAAGGCTCTCTACTCCGTTGATTTGGCCGCCGCAAATCCGACAGCAGAAAAGGCATTCTCATTTCGTTTGTTCGAACTCTCTCACATTTCGGTCCAGGTTTCTGGCTCTTGCAATGGTTTGGTTCTAGTTTCTGATCTAGGTCATGGTAACTCCAACTTCTTGTTGAATCCATCCACTAGAGAATGCAAGAAACTGCCTGAATCCCCTATTTTTGACAACTCTTCATCTGCCCGAATCAAATTCGTTCCATATGAGACGTCGACCCACACGTTCCTACCTGGGTTGGGCTATGACTCGTCTTCGGATGATTACAAGGTTGTGATGCTCCTTTACCATATTATTGTGGATACTGAATCTGATTTTGATGGTGATGTCAATAGTATTACTGATGTGACTGTCTATTCACTAAAAATTGATTCTTGGAGGAGAATTCAAGATTGCCATTATAAGCCTGTGCAGCCTTTTCATGGGGTTCTTTTTAATGAGCGTCTCCATTGGCTAACTTCGAGGACTGGTTATTTGGATGGTTCTATGGTTATTGCCGCTTTCAATTTGTCAGATGAGATTTTCAAGGACGTGCATCTGCCTGTTACATTTCATAATTCTGAGTTTAAGTTTGGGGATTACCACATGGTGGTTCTTGGGGGTTGTCTCTGTTTGGTTATTTGGCCGACAGTTAGGGACAAAATTGCAGTTTGGATGATGAAGAAGTACGGGGTACAAGAGTCGTGGATCAAATATACAATTGCTACTCACGGGATGTCTCTAGGGAATGTGTTGTATTTCTCATCAGAAGACGAATTTGTATTGAGAGCATATGGAAACTGTGTGAAACTAGTTGTGTACAGTCTAAAAAAGGAAGCACTGAGGGATATAGTGGTCGGTGGCCTTCCTACTGAATTTATAGATGTGGGAAACTACATCGAGACCCTCGTCTCTCCTAATCATGGAAGACTGATTAGGAGACAATGTAAAACTTCTTCTGGTGAATGTTCAAAGAGTTATCAG AACACCGGATGA
- the LOC131317198 gene encoding late embryogenesis abundant protein At1g64065-like has protein sequence MAEENGLAGNPTAPADGYSQPAEEEGEATSNELRHHKRKKHLLYGVAFAIFLAGIFVLFSITFTRIRNPQIRLQSASFSSISFQYPDNVTSSPSFNVSMNAVLGIKNTNFGPYKYDSTTVYVYDTGIQVGSATIPKSKASSRSTKKINVPVILASPTNLSASSIIGHEINAGLIFLTIQSELNGKVELMFGLKKKKTIYLDCSALYVMFNVGLQTVICS, from the coding sequence ATGGCTGAGGAGAACGGCTTAGCAGGCAATCCAACGGCACCGGCCGATGGTTATTCCCAGCCCGCCGAAGAGGAGGGCGAAGCAACCTCTAACGAGCTCCGCCACCACAAACGAAAGAAACATTTGTTGTATGGCGTAGCCTTTGCCATTTTCCTAGCTGGAATCTTCGTACTCTTCTCAATAACATTTACGAGAATCCGAAATCCCCAAATCCGGCTTCAATCGGCCTCGTTTAGttctatttcttttcaatatCCAGATAATGTAACCAGCAGCCCTTCGTTCAATGTGTCAATGAACGCTGTGCTGGGGATCAAGAACACCAATTTCGGCCCATACAAATACGATAGCACTACCGTGTATGTCTACGACACTGGTATTCAAGTGGGGAGCGCAACTATCCCGAAATCGAAAGCTAGTTCCCGGTCTACTAAAAAGATCAACGTCCCGGTAATCCTGGCCTCGCCTACCAATTTATCGGCGTCTTCCATAATTGGACATGAGATAAATGCCgggttaatttttttaaccatcCAATCCGAATTGAATGGAAAAGTGGAGCTAATGTTTgggttaaaaaagaagaaaactatATACCTGGATTGCTCCGCGCTCTACGTTATGTTTAATGTGGGGCTCCAGACTGTCATATGCTCTTGA
- the LOC131313989 gene encoding F-box/kelch-repeat protein At3g06240-like, translated as MSDSENDGSSLRRNNLPPDIIADVLSRLPVNSLYRFKCVSPSWNSLISSPYFAQTHFNRTHTNNPNKHLLHNIVLQSITQDLYTVDLTADVPFATKLDLPSLQPPDDKVLGSCNGLLLFCRTGRSNFFLLNPSTRECKKLPSLPFVLNPGHGFYSCLYGVGYDSTTDDYKVVMLSFYDESDPESESESYPLSDTTTVAVYSLKSNAWRRIQDTQYIHWGMTFGAYFNGCLHWVCRREGSYLIVAFDLADEVFREVSLPASWAEADDEIRKFELVVVGGCLCLVYTIYMPMPSRNRQIEVWTMEESGVGARWTKIMTDIDRIRPLDLLGLLAENEFVLTAKVQILPGVTDDKLVVYNHQTGTLRDIVVRGIPTKFSFWGTYVESLLPCLS; from the coding sequence atgtctGACAGTGAGAACGACGGTTCCTCCCTCCGGAGAAACAACCTTCCACCGGATATCATCGCCGACGTACTCTCCCGACTACCAGTAAACTCACTCTACCGATTCAAGTGCGTCTCTCCCTCATGGAATTCCCTAATCTCTTCCCCCTACTTCGCCCAAACCCACTTCAATCGAACCCACACCAATAACCCTAACAAACACCTCCTTCACAACATCGTTCTCCAGTCCATCACCCAAGACCTCTACACCGTCGACCTCACCGCTGACGTTCCGTTTGCCACAAAGCTCGATCTCCCTTCGCTCCAACCCCCAGACGACAAGGTACTGGGCTCTTGCAATGGCTTGCTCCTGTTTTGCCGTACAGGTAGATCCAACTTCTTCTTGCTTAATCCATCCACTAGGGAATGCAAGAAACTTCCCAGTTTGCCTTTTGTACTCAATCCTGGTCATGGGTTCTACTCGTGTCTTTACGGTGTGGGTTACGATTCTACTACGGATGATTACAAGGTTGTAATGCTCTCTTTCTATGATGAGTCTGATCCCGAGTCCGAGTCTGAATCTTATCCTCTGAGTGATACGACGACTGTGGCTGTCTATTCGCTGAAAAGTAACGCTTGGAGGAGAATTCAGGACACCCAGTATATCCATTGGGGAATGACTTTTGGGGCTTACTTTAATGGTTGTCTCCACTGGGTTTGTAGGCGGGAAGGTTCCTATTTGATAGTTGCTTTCGATTTGGCGGATGAGGTTTTCAGGGAAGTGTCGTTGCCTGCTTCGTGGGCTGAGGCTGATGACGAGATTAGGAAATTTGAGTTGGTAGTTGTTGGGGGTTGTCTATGTTTGGTTTATACTATTTATATGCCGATGCCGAGTCGTAACCGCCAAATTGAAGTTTGGACGATGGAGGAGTCCGGGGTTGGAGCTCGGTGGACCAAAATTATGACTGATATAGATCGTATCCGTCCACTGGATTTGTTGGGTTTGTTAGCAGAAAATGAATTTGTGTTGACCGCAAAGGTACAGATACTACCAGGCGTTACCGATGATAAATTAGTTGTGTACAATCACCAAACAGGAACGTTGAGGGACATTGTGGTTCGTGGTATTCCAACTAAATTTAGTTTTTGGGGAACCTATGTCGAGAGCCTTCTGCCTTGTCTCTCCTAA
- the LOC131313974 gene encoding F-box/kelch-repeat protein At3g06240-like has protein sequence MSGCGTIDNYSLRRDLPPEMVAHVLSHLPVKSLCRFKCVSPSWNSLISSPQFTKTHLRITTNKPQNNILISNSKALYSVDLAAANPTAEKAFSFRLFELSHISVQVSGSCNGLVLVSDLGYGNSIFLLNPSTRECKKLPESPIFDNSSSARIKFVPYETETHVFLPGLGYDSFSDDYKVVMLLYHIIEDTESDFDGDVNSITDVTVYSLKTDSWRRIQDCHYKPVQPFQGVLFNECLHWLTSRTGHLDGSMVIAAFNLSDEIFREVHLPVTFHNSEFEYGDCHMMALGGCLCLVIWPTVGDKIEVWMMKKYGVQESWIKYTIATHGMFLGNVLYFSSEDEFLLRAYGNCVKLVAYSLKKEALRDIVVGGLPTEFIDEGNYIETLVSPNHGRRIRRQCETSSGECSKSCLNTG, from the exons ATGTCCGGCTGTGGAACCATCGACAATTATTCCCTCCGGAGAGACCTCCCGCCGGAGATGGTCGCCCACGTACTCTCTCACCTGCCGGTGAAGTCTCTCTGCCGATTCAAGTGCGTCTCTCCCTCGTGGAATTCCCTAATCTCTTCCCCCCAATTCACCAAAACCCACCTCCGTATAACCACCAACAAACCTCAAAataacattctcatttccaacTCGAAGGCTCTCTACTCCGTTGATTTGGCCGCCGCAAATCCGACCGCAGAAAAGGCATTCTCATTTCGTTTGTTCGAACTCTCTCACATTTCGGTCCAGGTTTCGGGCTCTTGCAATGGTTTGGTTCTAGTTTCTGATCTAGGTTATGGTAACTCCATCTTCTTGTTGAATCCATCCACTAGAGAATGCAAGAAACTGCCTGAATCCCCTATTTTTGACAACTCTTCATCTGCCCGAATCAAATTCGTTCCATATGAGACGGAGACCCACGTGTTCCTACCTGGGTTGGGCTATGACTCGTTTTCGGATGATTATAAGGTTGTGATGCTCCTTTACCATATTATTGAAGATACTGAATCTGATTTTGATGGTGATGTCAATAGTATTACTGATGTGACTGTCTATTCACTAAAAACGGATTCTTGGAGGAGAATTCAAGATTGCCATTATAAGCCTGTGCAGCCTTTTCAAGGGGTTCTTTTTAATGAGTGTCTCCATTGGCTAACTTCGAGGACTGGTCATTTGGATGGTTCTATGGTTATTGCCGCTTTCAATTTGTCAGATGAGATTTTCAGGGAAGTGCATCTGCCTGTTACATTTCATAATTCTGAGTTTGAGTATGGGGATTGCCACATGATGGCTCTTGGGGGTTGTCTCTGTTTGGTTATTTGGCCGACAGTTGGGGACAAAATTGAAGTTTGGATGATGAAGAAGTACGGGGTACAAGAGTCGTGGATCAAATATACAATTGCTACTCACGGGATGTTTCTAGGGAATGTGTTGTATTTCTCATCAGAAGACGAATTTTTATTGAGAGCATATGGAAACTGTGTGAAACTAGTTGCGTACAGTCTAAAAAAGGAAGCACTGAGGGACATCGTGGTCGGTGGCCTTCCAACTGAATTTATAGATGAGGGAAACTACATCGAGACCCTCGTCTCTCCTAATCATGGAAGACGGATTAGGAGACAATGCGAAACTTCTTCTGGTGAATGTTCAAAGAGTTGTCTG AACACCGGATGA
- the LOC131313980 gene encoding uncharacterized protein LOC131313980, which produces MARQKLVFLFCLPVITCFLVLSLALSTTSAHGSSCSDYVFPNDKVFASCIVLPCLDSFLHWTHNPSSSTLHIAYRHTQVSSSTWVAWGINPISIGMIGTQAIVAYPKPDGTVVVFTSPISRYEIQLREGNLSFPVSDLSASYFNNEMIIFVVIELPENTTSVNHVWQHGPVFGSNLGMHQVSRNHLQSMGALDLSSGQASTSAQVSSCSDFVFPNDQVFASCTVLPYLDSFLHWTHNASSSTLHIAYRHTQVSSSTWVAWGINPISIGMIGTQAIVAYPKPDGTVVVFTSPISRYEIQLREGNLSFPVSDLSASYFHKEMIIFVVIELPENTTSVNHVWQHGPVFGSNLGMHQVARNHLQSMGALDLSSGQASTSAQGSSCSDFVFPNDKVFASCTVLPYLDSFLHWTHNASSSTLHIAYRHTQVSSSTWVAWGINPISIGMIGTQAIVAYLKPDGTVVVFTSPISRYGTQLREGNLSFPVSDLSASYFDNEMIIFVVTELPKNSTSVNHVWQHGPVSGSNLGMHQVSRNHLQSMGTLDLSSGQDKPPHLTGGGFLKETNTRRTTRTREDNKV; this is translated from the coding sequence ATGGCAAGACAGAAACTGGTGTTTCTTTTTTGCCTCCCGGTGATCACTTGTTTCTTGGTTCTGTCTCTCGCTCTCTCTACCACCTCCGCTCACGGTTCATCGTGTTCCGACTACGTGTTCCCGAATGACAAAGTCTTCGCCTCCTGCATCGTTCTTCCCTGTCTAGATTCGTTCCTCCACTGGACGCACAACCCTTCCTCATCCACTCTCCACATAGCGTACCGCCACACCCAAGTCAGTTCATCTACGTGGGTGGCATGGGGAATCAATCCTATTTCCATAGGGATGATTGGAACGCAGGCCATCGTAGCCTACCCAAAACCTGATGGAACCGTGGTTGTCTTCACTTCGCCTATTAGCCGCTATGAAATCCAGCTGCGAGAGGGGAACTTGAGTTTTCCTGTCTCAGATCTGTCAGCCTCATATTTCAACAACGAGATGATTATATTTGTGGTGATTGAGCTTCCAGAAAACACTACAAGTGTTAACCATGTTTGGCAACATGGACCAGTCTTCGGTAGTAACCTTGGAATGCATCAAGTTTCTAGAAATCATCTCCAATCGATGGGCGCTCTAGACCTTTCATCTGGACAAGCCTCCACATCTGCTCAAGTTTCATCGTGTTCCGACTTTGTGTTCCCAAACGACCAAGTCTTTGCCTCCTGCACCGTTCTTCCCTATCTAGATTCGTTCCTCCACTGGACGCACAACGCTTCCTCATCCACTCTCCACATAGCTTACCGCCACACCCAAGTCAGTTCATCTACGTGGGTGGCATGGGGAATTAATCCTATTTCCATAGGGATGATTGGAACGCAGGCCATAGTGGCCTACCCAAAACCTGATGGAACCGTGGTTGTCTTCACTTCGCCTATTAGCCGCTATGAAATCCAGCTGCGAGAGGGGAACTTGAGTTTTCCTGTCTCAGATCTGTCGGCCTCATATTTCCACAAAGAGATGATTATATTTGTGGTTATTGAGCTTCCAGAAAACACTACAAGTGTTAACCATGTTTGGCAACACGGACCAGTCTTCGGTAGTAACCTTGGAATGCATCAAGTTGCTAGAAATCATCTCCAATCGATGGGCGCTCTAGACCTATCATCTGGACAAGCCTCCACATCTGCTCAAGGTTCATCGTGTTCCGACTTCGTGTTCCCAAACGACAAAGTCTTCGCCTCCTGCACCGTTCTTCCCTATCTAGATTCGTTCCTCCACTGGACGCACAACGCTTCCTCATCCACTCTCCACATAGCGTACCGCCACACCCAAGTCAGTTCATCTACATGGGTGGCATGGGGAATCAATCCTATTTCCATAGGGATGATTGGAACTCAGGCCATCGTAGCCTACCTAAAGCCTGATGGAACCGTGGTTGTCTTCACTTCGCCTATTAGCCGCTATGGAACCCAACTACGAGAGGGGAACTTGAGTTTTCCTGTCTCAGATCTGTCGGCCTCATATTTCGACAACGAGATGATTATATTTGTGGTTACTGAGCTTCCAAAAAACAGTACAAGTGTTAACCATGTTTGGCAACACGGACCAGTATCCGGTAGTAACCTTGGAATGCATCAAGTTTCTAGAAATCATCTCCAATCGATGGGCACTCTAGACCTTTCATCTGGACAGGACAAGCCTCCACATCTGACAGGGGgaggatttttgaaagaaactAACACGAGAAGAACAACTAGAACCAGAGAAGACAATAAAGTGTAG